From the genome of Fundidesulfovibrio magnetotacticus:
GGTCACCAGCCTCCAGCTGGCCACCAAGGTGATCGACCTTTAGCCTCTCGCTGCCCGGCCGCCTTTCCCGGGGCGGAACGGGCGATCCCTGGCGCGCGGCGGACGGCTGCCCTCCTCCGCCGTGCGTTCAGGGGCCCCTCAAGAGGCTGGCGCGTCGCGCCTGACCGGGATAGACTCCCCTCATGACGACGCCCAAGAAGACGCCCCGCCCCCGCAGGCCCGGACGGACCCAAGCGCCCTCCTCCCTCCGCGAGTCCACGGCTCCTGCCGCCCGACGCCCGGACACCCCCGGAGAACGCCCCGCACGGGACGCCCGCGAGCGCAGCCAGGCTCACCAGCCCGCGCCCGGCGCCCAGCCCTCCACACCCGGCAGGCAGGAGCGCCGCGTGCCCGGCAGCGACAGGCCGGACGCCCGGCCACCCTCTTCCGACTCCGAATCCATGCGCCTGAACAAGGCCCTGGCCCTGGCGGGCGTGGCCTCGCGCCGCGCCGCCGACGTGATGGTCCGCGCTGGGCGCGTCACCCTCAACGGACGCCCCGCGCAACTGGGCGACGTGGTCCGCCCCGGCGACCAACTGGCCGTGGACGGCAGGACCGTCGGGCTCGCCCCGCGCCAGGGCCACGTCTACCTGATGCTCAACAAGCCCGTGGAGGTGGTCTCCACCGCCCACGACCCCGAGGGACGCCGCACCGTGCTGGATTTGGCCCGCCCCGCGGCGCCCGGCGCGCGCCTCTTCCCCGTGGGGCGGCTCGACTATTTCTCCCAGGGCCTCATCCTGCTCACCACCGATGGCGATCTGGCCAACCGCCTCATGCATCCCTCATGGCATCTGCCCAAGCGCTACCGCGTGCTCGTGCGCGGCGACGCGCCACAGGAGGCCCTGGACGCCATGCGCTCCGGCATGCGCCTTGCCGAGGGCGAACGCCTGGCCCCGGTGAAGGTGGAACAGACCGCCCGCATCGGCCGCGACAGCATTCTGGAAATGGTGCTGATCCAAGGGGTCAACCGCCAGATACGGCGCATGTGTCGGGACCTGGGCCTGACCATCCTGCGTCTGGAGCGCGTGAGCCAAGGCCCCGTGGAGCTGGGCGACCTGCCGGTGGGCGGCGTGCGGCCGTTGCGCGGCGGCGAGGTGGCGGCGCTGAAAAGGGCGGTGGGGTTGGCGTAGAGGGCGGACGGGGCTCCGCCCGGACCCGACAGGGCGCTGCCCTGCACCCGCCGGGGGGATGATCCCCCCAGACCCCGCAATTGCTTCGCGGGTTTCACCGGGGACGGCGGCGTCGGTCGGGCGGGGTCAGGCCAGGGGCGAGAAAACGCGGGTCGTCAGAGCCGAAACCTCGTCGAGCCAGGCCGCGCGCTGTTCGGGCGTGGAGGTCACCACCACCTCGAACATCCGGCGGTGGAAGTCCTGCACGCCGCAGAGGCCGATGATGCAGTTGCGCCAGATGAGCTCCAGCGGATCGCCGAAGGCCTCCATCTCGCGCAGGCGCGGCGTGTTGCTCGTGTTGAGCACCAGCGCGCTGCGAGCCTTGAGAAGTCCCACCGGCACGCCTTCCCCGCCGTCGCCTTCCACGAACTCGTAGGCCACCCCGGGCCGCAAAACCCGGTCGATCCACCCCTTGAGCACCGCCGGGGGCTGCCCCCACCAGTTGGGATGCACCACCACGATGCCCGACGCCTTGGCCAGCTCGTCGCAGTGACGCGCCACGAAATCCGGCATCAGGCCGTCACGCGGGATCTCCATGTCCGGCAGAACCGGCGCGAAACGCTCGGCGTAGAGATCGTGGAAGTTCACGCCCAGGCCCAGGGAGTCCAGGGTCTCCACCACGCGGAGGGCCAGCGCATGGTTGAAGCTCCCAGGCTTGGGATGGCACAGGATCACCGAGATCACGACGCGGTCCCCTCCTCCATAAGCCCTCGCAAAGCGCGCTTCACGCCGTCCTTGCTGATGCCCGTGAGCTCCCGCAGGGCCTTCTGGGGGCCGTGCTCCACGAAGTGGTCCGGTATGCCCAGGCGCAGCACCCGCTGCCCCGTCAGTGCCCCCCGGTCCGCCAACAGTTCCAGCACCGCCGAGCCGAACCCGCCCTGCACGGCGTTCTCCTCCACCGTGACGATGCGGCCGAAACGCCCAGCCAAGTCCAGAAGGTCCGCCTCCGGCAGGGGTTTGACGAAGCGGGCGTTATACACCGCCACGCTCAGGCCGCTTTCGCGCTCCAGCTCCTCGGCCGCCAGCAGCGAGGGCAGCACGCGGCTGCCGATGGCCACGATCACGGCGTCCTTGCCGTCGCGCAGGAGCTCGCCTTCGCCCACGGTCAGCGGTTCCGGGGCGTCGCAAAGCGGCGCGCCGATGCCCACCCCGCGCAGGTAGCGGATGGCCGCTGGGCCTGGGTGAGCCATGGCCGTGGCCAGCATGCGCTGCAGCTCGGCCTCGTCCTTGGGGGCCATGAGCACCAGGTTGGGAATGTGGCGCAGGTAGGAGAGGTCGAACACGCCGTGGTGGGTGGCGCCGTCCTCGCCCACCAGCCCGCCCCGGTCCAGACAGAAGGTCACCGGCAGGTTCTGCAGGCAGACGTCGTGCACGATCTGGTCGTAGGAGCGCTGCAGGAACGTGGAATAGATGGCCACCACCGGCTTGAGCCCCCGCGTGGCCATGCCCCCAGCGAAGGTGACGGCGTGCTGCTCGCAGATGCCCACGTCCACGAAGCGGTCGGGGAAGAGCTGGGCGAAGCAGGAGAGCCCCGTGCCCTCGGGCATGGCGGCCGTGATGGCCACGATGCGCCGGTCCGTGCGAGCCAGCTTGCAGAGGGTGTCGCCGAACACGTCGGTGTACGTGGGCAGTTTGGAGGGCGAATTCTTGATGATCTCGCCCGTCTCCGGCTCGAAGGAGCCAACGCCGTGGTAGTATGTGGGGTTTTGTTCCGCGGGGGTGTAGCCCTTGCCCTTCTGGGTGAGCACGTGCACGAGCACCGGGCCTTTCATCTCGCGCACGTCCTTGAACACCGAGACGAGCTTGGGCAGGTCGTGGCCGTCGATGGGGCCGAGATAGTTGAAGTGGAACGCCTCGAAGAGCATGCCGGGCGTGAAGAATCCTTTGAAGGATTCCTCGCCGCGCCGCGCCAGTTCCACCATCTCCAGGCCGAAGGGCACGTGCCGGGCCATGGATTCGAATTCCTTCTTGGCCCGCTTCACCCAACGGTTGGAAAGCTGGCGCGAGAGGAAGAGCGAGAGAGCGCCGACGTTCTTGGAGATGGACATCTTGTTGTCGTTGAGCACCACCACGAGGTCGCGGCCGTCGCCGCCCGCCTCGTTGAGGCCCTCGTAGGCCAGGCCCGCTGTCATGGACCCGTCTCCGATCACGGCCACCACCTTGCCCGACTCGCCCAGCACGTCCCGGGCCATGGCCATGCCGGAGGCCGCCGAAATGGACGTGCTGGAGTGGCCGGTCCCGAAGTGGTCGAAGGGGCTCTCGGCCATGCGCGGGAAGCCGCTCACGCCGCCCATGGTGCGCAGGGTGTGGAAGGCGTCGCGCCGCCCGGTGAGGATCTTGTACGCGTAGGCCTGGTGGCCCACGTCCCAGACGATCTTGTCCTGGGAGAGGTCCAGCACCTTGAGCAGGGCCAGGGTAAGCTCCACCACGCCCAGGGACGGCGCCAGGTGTCCGCCGTTCTCCGACACGGTGGCGATGATCAGTTCGCGAATGTCCTGGGCCAGCAGCCCCAGGTCATCGAGGGAGAGCGCGGCCACGTCCGTGGGCGAATCCACGCGCGCGAGCATGGTCAACGGGTGGCCGTCGAGAAGACTCATGATGGCGATGACTCCTGAAGTCGTGTTGGAAACGGATATTTTGCCCCTGCGGGGGCGTTCCGTCAAAGGTTTTCGGTCTCTATCGCCCTATGACACGCGGTCCACGATGAACTGGGCCAGATCGCGCAGGAAGGTGGCCTCCGGCCCCTGGAAGGGGCTCAGGCTTTCCACGGCCTGGGCCGCGTTGCGTCGGGCCAGATCCATGCTGCGCTCCACGCCGATGAGCGCGGGGTAGGTGGTCTTGCCCTGCTCCTCGTCGGAGCCCACGGGTTTGCCCAGGGCTTTTTCGTCGCCCACCACGTCCAGCACGTCGTCCACGATCTGGAAGGCCGCGCCCACCGACTGGCCGTAGCTGCGCGCCCGGGCCAGCACGTCCGGCTCGGCCCCGGCCAGTTGCGCGCCGCACACGCAGGCCGCGGTGATGAGCGCGCCGGTTTTCATGGCCTGCATCTCACGCAGTTCCTCCAGGCTCACGCCCGCCTTGGCGGTGTAGGCCATGTCCAGGGCCTGGCCGCCCACCATGCCTCCGGCCCCGGCGGCGCGCGCCAGGGTGGCGATGGCCTCCACCACGCGCCCGGGAGGCAGCTCCCCGGCCGTGGAGGCCATGAGCCCGAAGGCCTCGGTGAGCAGGCCGTCGCCCGCCAGGATGGCCATGGCCTCGCCGAACACCTTGTGGTTGGAGGGGCGGCCCCGGCGCAGGTCGTCGTCGTCCATGGCCGGGAGGTCGTCGTGGATCAGCGAATAGGTGTGGATGAACTCCAGCGACGCCGCGAAGGGCATGGCCGCCCGGGCCTCGGCCCCCAGCATGCGCGCGAAGCACAGGCAGAGCACGGGCCTGAGCCGCTTGCCCCCGGCCAGCAGGCTGTATTCCATGGCCTCGCGCAGTCCGGCCGGGATGCCCTTGCCCTTGAGCAGGCCGCGCAGGGCCTCCTCCACTTCGTGGGAATAGCCGCGCAGGCGGTCCTTGATGCTCACGTCAGTTCTCCTCGCCGGCGGCGTGGTCGAAGGGTTTGAGGCCTTCCGGGGTAGCCTGGCTCACCACGAGCCGGGCCTCCTCCAGTTGGGTGCGGCAGGAGGCGGCCAGGGTCTGGCCTTCCTTATAGAGGGATACGCCCAGGTCCAGGGGCAGCTCGCCGCTCTCCAGCTGTTCCACGATGGCCCGCAGCCGGTCGATGTTTTTCTCGAAGGTCGGTTTCTTGGCGCTCATGATCATCCTCCGGGCCGACGGTCGAAGGGGCCGCCGGCCGTGAACAGGGGCATGGGATCCACGGACTGGCCGAGAACCTTCATGCCGAAATGCAGGTGCGGCCCCGTGGAACGCCCCGTGGAGCCCACGAGGCCCACCAGCTGGCCGCGTTCCAGGTGTTGGCCGGTGCGCACGGAAACCGCGGACAGGTGGAAGTACATGCTCACCACGCCCTGGCCGTGGTCGATGAACACCGAGAGGCCGTTGAAGAAAAAGTCGCCCGTGAGGATCACCTTGCCCTGGTTGGCGACGTGCACGGGGTCGCCCTTCTGGGCGTCGAAGTCGATGCCGGTGTGGGGGCTGCGCGGCTGGCCGTTGAGGATGCGGCGCAGGCCGAAGGCGCTGGTGACCTCGCCGGGCACCGGGCGCAGGAAGGGGAAGCTCCAGAAACGGCGGTCACCCGCCTCGTTCATGGCCTTGGCGATGAGCGCCTGTTCGCGTTTGATGCGCGCCAGGTTCTCCTTGGAGGGAGTCACCGTGGAAGGCGGCAGGTTCAGGCGTTGCTCGGGGAAGGCCGTGGGCGTCACTTCAATCTTGCCCAGCACCATCTCGCGCCGGGCCGGGCGTACGGCCTCCACCACCAGGGAGTGGGACCCGGGCTGCACCTCGAGCCCGGCCGCCAGGAGCACCTCGCCCCGGAACTCCCGGCCGCGCTTGCTCATGAGCACCTCCACCACCCTGCCCTGCCACTCGGCCGTGACCTTCTCCACCTGGTTCACCAGGCGCACCTCGGCCACGAAAGGCTGGCCCACGCCCACGGACTCGGGCACGACCACCGTGAGGGGGCCTTCCACGAGCGTCTGGTCGGCCGCCCGCAGCGGGGCCGCCGACATGAGGAGCAGCACGAGGGCCGCGAGAGCACGCAACACGTTCACCGGGTTTCCTCCACGTCCAGGACGCTGGTCCTGAGCCTGCCGTCGCGCGCCACGATGTCCAGCCGGTCGCCCGGGGAGGCCTCGGTCACGGAGCGCAAGGCCGTGCCGTCGGCCTTCAGGGCCAGGGCGTAGCCGCGCGCCAGCGGCCCCAGGGGGTCTAGCCCCTCCAGGCGCGCCGTGAGAAGCTCCAGCCGTGCACCGGCGCGTTCCGCGTGCAGTCCGGCCGCCAGCTCCAGGCGGGATTCCAGGGCATCCAGGGCGCGGGTGTCGCCCAGGGAAGGGCCGCAGGCGTCGAGACGCCGCGCCAGGGCCTCCAGCCCGTCCGCCCCGCGCCGCGTCAGGTCCTGGCCTGCCCGAGCGAGGCGCGTCGAAAGATCCTCCAGCCGTTCGCCCAGGCGCTCCACCCTGCTCCGGGGCGACAGCCAGGACAAGGCCCTGGCCAAGCCCTCCAGGCACTCGGCGCGTCCCGCCAGGAAGCGCGCGAAGCCGCGCTCCAGGGCCTCCAGGGCC
Proteins encoded in this window:
- a CDS encoding polyprenyl synthetase family protein, with translation MSIKDRLRGYSHEVEEALRGLLKGKGIPAGLREAMEYSLLAGGKRLRPVLCLCFARMLGAEARAAMPFAASLEFIHTYSLIHDDLPAMDDDDLRRGRPSNHKVFGEAMAILAGDGLLTEAFGLMASTAGELPPGRVVEAIATLARAAGAGGMVGGQALDMAYTAKAGVSLEELREMQAMKTGALITAACVCGAQLAGAEPDVLARARSYGQSVGAAFQIVDDVLDVVGDEKALGKPVGSDEEQGKTTYPALIGVERSMDLARRNAAQAVESLSPFQGPEATFLRDLAQFIVDRVS
- the xseB gene encoding exodeoxyribonuclease VII small subunit; the encoded protein is MSAKKPTFEKNIDRLRAIVEQLESGELPLDLGVSLYKEGQTLAASCRTQLEEARLVVSQATPEGLKPFDHAAGEEN
- a CDS encoding NAD(P)H-dependent oxidoreductase → MISVILCHPKPGSFNHALALRVVETLDSLGLGVNFHDLYAERFAPVLPDMEIPRDGLMPDFVARHCDELAKASGIVVVHPNWWGQPPAVLKGWIDRVLRPGVAYEFVEGDGGEGVPVGLLKARSALVLNTSNTPRLREMEAFGDPLELIWRNCIIGLCGVQDFHRRMFEVVVTSTPEQRAAWLDEVSALTTRVFSPLA
- the dxs gene encoding 1-deoxy-D-xylulose-5-phosphate synthase; the protein is MSLLDGHPLTMLARVDSPTDVAALSLDDLGLLAQDIRELIIATVSENGGHLAPSLGVVELTLALLKVLDLSQDKIVWDVGHQAYAYKILTGRRDAFHTLRTMGGVSGFPRMAESPFDHFGTGHSSTSISAASGMAMARDVLGESGKVVAVIGDGSMTAGLAYEGLNEAGGDGRDLVVVLNDNKMSISKNVGALSLFLSRQLSNRWVKRAKKEFESMARHVPFGLEMVELARRGEESFKGFFTPGMLFEAFHFNYLGPIDGHDLPKLVSVFKDVREMKGPVLVHVLTQKGKGYTPAEQNPTYYHGVGSFEPETGEIIKNSPSKLPTYTDVFGDTLCKLARTDRRIVAITAAMPEGTGLSCFAQLFPDRFVDVGICEQHAVTFAGGMATRGLKPVVAIYSTFLQRSYDQIVHDVCLQNLPVTFCLDRGGLVGEDGATHHGVFDLSYLRHIPNLVLMAPKDEAELQRMLATAMAHPGPAAIRYLRGVGIGAPLCDAPEPLTVGEGELLRDGKDAVIVAIGSRVLPSLLAAEELERESGLSVAVYNARFVKPLPEADLLDLAGRFGRIVTVEENAVQGGFGSAVLELLADRGALTGQRVLRLGIPDHFVEHGPQKALRELTGISKDGVKRALRGLMEEGTAS
- a CDS encoding pseudouridine synthase; this translates as MTTPKKTPRPRRPGRTQAPSSLRESTAPAARRPDTPGERPARDARERSQAHQPAPGAQPSTPGRQERRVPGSDRPDARPPSSDSESMRLNKALALAGVASRRAADVMVRAGRVTLNGRPAQLGDVVRPGDQLAVDGRTVGLAPRQGHVYLMLNKPVEVVSTAHDPEGRRTVLDLARPAAPGARLFPVGRLDYFSQGLILLTTDGDLANRLMHPSWHLPKRYRVLVRGDAPQEALDAMRSGMRLAEGERLAPVKVEQTARIGRDSILEMVLIQGVNRQIRRMCRDLGLTILRLERVSQGPVELGDLPVGGVRPLRGGEVAALKRAVGLA
- a CDS encoding M23 family metallopeptidase, which produces MNVLRALAALVLLLMSAAPLRAADQTLVEGPLTVVVPESVGVGQPFVAEVRLVNQVEKVTAEWQGRVVEVLMSKRGREFRGEVLLAAGLEVQPGSHSLVVEAVRPARREMVLGKIEVTPTAFPEQRLNLPPSTVTPSKENLARIKREQALIAKAMNEAGDRRFWSFPFLRPVPGEVTSAFGLRRILNGQPRSPHTGIDFDAQKGDPVHVANQGKVILTGDFFFNGLSVFIDHGQGVVSMYFHLSAVSVRTGQHLERGQLVGLVGSTGRSTGPHLHFGMKVLGQSVDPMPLFTAGGPFDRRPGG